One Rhizobium sp. NRK18 genomic window carries:
- the puuE gene encoding allantoinase PuuE, with amino-acid sequence MDIDNYPRDLVGYGRQSPDPKWPGDARIAVQFVVNYEEGGESSILDGDPGSESLLSEIVGAQSWPGQRNLNMESIYEYGSRAGFWRLYRMFTSLNVPVTVYGVTLAMARNPEAVAAMKEAGWEIASHGYRWLEYKDFPIEKEREHILEAVRLHKELTGSHPLGMYQGKPSDNTLKLVMEEGGFLYSSDSYADDLPYWVPGLDGKPFLIIPYTLETNDMRFATPQGFNAGDQFFNYLKDAFDVLYQEGKEGQAKMMNVGLHCRLVGRPGRAAALKRFVEYVLSHEKVWIPKRIEIAHHWHEHHKPQIM; translated from the coding sequence ATGGACATAGACAATTATCCCCGCGATCTCGTCGGCTATGGCCGCCAATCTCCCGACCCGAAATGGCCGGGCGATGCGCGGATCGCGGTGCAGTTCGTGGTCAATTACGAAGAGGGCGGCGAAAGCTCGATCCTGGATGGCGATCCGGGGTCGGAATCGCTGCTGTCGGAAATCGTCGGCGCGCAGTCCTGGCCGGGGCAGCGCAACCTCAACATGGAATCGATCTACGAATACGGTTCGCGCGCCGGCTTCTGGCGTCTCTATCGCATGTTCACGAGCCTGAATGTCCCAGTGACCGTCTACGGCGTCACGCTTGCCATGGCGCGCAATCCGGAAGCGGTTGCGGCGATGAAGGAAGCCGGCTGGGAGATCGCCAGCCACGGTTATCGCTGGCTCGAATACAAGGACTTCCCGATCGAGAAGGAACGCGAGCACATTCTCGAAGCTGTGCGGCTGCACAAGGAACTGACCGGATCGCACCCGCTCGGCATGTATCAGGGCAAGCCGTCCGACAATACGCTGAAGCTTGTGATGGAGGAGGGCGGGTTCCTCTATTCGAGCGATTCCTATGCCGACGATCTGCCCTATTGGGTGCCGGGTCTCGACGGCAAGCCGTTCCTGATCATTCCCTACACGCTCGAAACCAACGACATGCGTTTCGCCACGCCGCAGGGCTTCAACGCCGGTGACCAGTTCTTCAACTACCTGAAGGACGCCTTCGACGTGCTCTATCAGGAGGGCAAGGAGGGGCAGGCGAAGATGATGAATGTCGGCCTGCACTGCCGTCTCGTCGGCCGCCCGGGCCGTGCCGCCGCGCTGAAGCGCTTCGTCGAATATGTGCTGTCCCACGAGAAGGTGTGGATCCCCAAGCGGATCGAGATCGCCCATCACTGGCACGAGCACCACAAGCCGCAGATCATGTGA
- the uraD gene encoding 2-oxo-4-hydroxy-4-carboxy-5-ureidoimidazoline decarboxylase — protein MMDRQEFVARFGGIFEHSHWVAERAYDAGLREPLSAEGVHAALCDAFRAASDEEKLGVLRAHPDLAGKLAIAGKLTEDSRKEQAGAGLDQLTAAEHARFTELNAAYVAKFGFPFIIAVKGLFKDAILAAFETRIHHERGEELETACAQVEKIARLRLEALFSENAP, from the coding sequence ATGATGGACAGACAGGAATTCGTCGCCCGCTTCGGCGGCATATTCGAGCATTCGCACTGGGTCGCCGAGCGGGCCTATGATGCGGGCCTCCGGGAGCCGCTTTCGGCGGAAGGCGTTCATGCCGCCCTATGCGACGCCTTTCGCGCGGCGAGCGACGAGGAGAAGCTGGGCGTGCTTCGCGCTCACCCGGATCTCGCCGGCAAACTCGCGATTGCCGGCAAGCTGACCGAGGACAGCCGCAAGGAGCAGGCCGGCGCCGGTCTCGACCAGTTGACGGCCGCGGAGCATGCGCGCTTTACGGAGCTCAATGCGGCCTATGTCGCGAAGTTCGGCTTTCCTTTCATCATTGCCGTGAAGGGCCTCTTCAAGGATGCCATTCTGGCGGCGTTCGAGACACGCATTCATCACGAGCGCGGCGAGGAACTGGAAACGGCGTGCGCACAGGTGGAGAAGATCGCGCGGCTGCGGCTCGAAGCCCTGTTTTCGGAGAATGCCCCATGA
- a CDS encoding ureidoglycolate lyase, translating to MSRVLSIRPLTKAAFAPFGDVLEADPQTMRLINGGTTERFHALATAEAEGEGASVILNIFRGQARSFPYAVDMMERHPFGSQSFTPLSGRPFLVIVSTDEDGHPGEPQVFLAEAHQGVNYRRNVWHHPLMAIGEASDFLVVDRAGPGNNLEEFFFDTPFTITEPKP from the coding sequence ATGAGCCGCGTGCTGTCGATAAGGCCGCTGACCAAGGCGGCCTTTGCCCCCTTTGGCGATGTGCTGGAGGCCGATCCGCAGACCATGCGGCTGATCAATGGCGGCACGACGGAGCGCTTTCATGCGCTCGCCACCGCCGAAGCCGAAGGCGAGGGGGCTTCGGTCATCCTCAACATCTTCCGCGGGCAGGCGCGCAGCTTTCCTTACGCTGTCGACATGATGGAACGGCACCCGTTCGGCAGCCAGTCGTTCACGCCGCTTTCCGGCCGGCCTTTTCTGGTGATCGTTTCGACGGACGAGGACGGACATCCCGGCGAGCCGCAGGTGTTCCTCGCCGAGGCTCACCAGGGCGTCAATTATCGCCGCAATGTCTGGCACCATCCGTTGATGGCGATCGGCGAGGCGTCCGACTTCCTGGTTGTCGATCGCGCCGGGCCGGGCAACAATCTCGAGGAATTCTTCTTCGACACACCCTTCACGATCACGGAGCCGAAGCCATGA
- the uraH gene encoding hydroxyisourate hydrolase, with translation MTGLTTHVLDAARGTPAEGLVIDLFRLDGKTPVLIKTVVTNADGRVDGGSLLQGDDFAAGRYELLFHAGDYLKVKGVALADPPFLDDIPIRFGIADTTAHYHVPLLLSPYSYSTYRGS, from the coding sequence ATGACCGGTCTTACCACGCACGTCCTCGACGCCGCCCGCGGCACGCCCGCCGAAGGGCTGGTCATCGATCTCTTCCGGCTCGACGGAAAGACCCCGGTGCTGATCAAGACGGTGGTGACGAATGCCGATGGCCGCGTCGATGGCGGTTCGCTGCTGCAGGGCGACGATTTCGCCGCCGGCCGCTACGAACTCCTGTTTCATGCCGGCGATTATCTGAAGGTGAAGGGCGTGGCGCTTGCCGATCCGCCGTTCCTCGACGACATCCCGATCCGCTTCGGCATTGCCGATACGACGGCGCATTATCACGTGCCGCTGCTTCTCTCGCCTTACAGTTATTCCACCTATCGCGGCAGCTGA
- a CDS encoding metallophosphoesterase family protein, translating to MRFAAIADIHGNLEALEAVLADIARLGVRDIVNLGDCVSGPLWPAEVADRLIALDLPTVRGNHDRYLVEQMPEEMGRTDRYARDRLIPAHLEWLASLPFDRVWRDAVYLCHAMPSDDNTYWLETVSPEGVMHQRPIDEVEAMAAGVAFELILCGHTHTPRTVRLRDGRLIVNPGSVGCPGYEDDQPYPHSLQAGNPLASYAILEKDNGGWSVTFRQVRYDCEAAAGLARENGRHEWASALATGWLR from the coding sequence GTGCGTTTCGCCGCGATCGCCGACATTCACGGCAATCTCGAAGCGCTGGAAGCTGTGCTCGCCGATATTGCGCGGTTGGGGGTGCGCGATATCGTCAATCTGGGGGATTGCGTCTCCGGACCACTCTGGCCGGCGGAGGTGGCGGACCGGCTGATCGCCCTCGACCTGCCGACGGTGCGCGGCAATCACGACCGTTATCTCGTCGAACAGATGCCGGAGGAGATGGGGCGGACCGATCGCTATGCCCGCGACCGGTTGATCCCTGCGCATCTTGAATGGCTGGCAAGCCTTCCATTCGATCGCGTCTGGCGGGACGCAGTCTATCTCTGTCATGCCATGCCGAGCGACGACAACACCTACTGGCTGGAAACCGTCTCGCCCGAGGGCGTGATGCATCAGCGCCCGATCGATGAGGTCGAGGCAATGGCCGCAGGTGTGGCGTTTGAACTGATCCTCTGCGGACACACCCACACGCCGCGAACGGTCCGGCTTCGCGACGGCCGGCTGATCGTCAATCCGGGCAGCGTCGGCTGTCCCGGCTACGAGGATGATCAGCCTTATCCGCACAGCTTGCAGGCGGGCAATCCGCTGGCAAGCTACGCAATTCTCGAGAAGGACAACGGGGGCTGGTCGGTCACCTTCCGGCAGGTGCGCTATGATTGCGAGGCCGCAGCCGGGCTGGCACGCGAGAACGGCCGGCACGAGTGGGCGTCGGCGCTGGCGACCGGTTGGCTGCGCTAG
- a CDS encoding quinone oxidoreductase family protein, producing the protein MTKVVKLTETGGPENFVIEDQSPADPGPQEIRIRQEAIGLNFVDIYHRVGLYKLPSYPAVLGVEGAGVVEAVGSAVTDLKPGDRVTYAGAPVGAYAATRLLPAERALRLPDSVSAKVAAASMLKSLTAYMLLKEVYPVGDNTTVFVQAAAGGAGSTIVRWAKHFGATVIGAVSSDEKAEIARRHGADHVIVGRNADLGKEVKARTDGRGVDVAYEGLGGDALIKVLDCVRPFGMAVNIGQIVGPVPSTIGADIAAPRAIAFARPSVMFYISDTARYRKAADRVIHHLAAGMAPGEGQEYALADVAQAHRDLEAGRTSGSAILIP; encoded by the coding sequence ATGACCAAAGTCGTGAAACTCACCGAGACCGGTGGCCCCGAAAACTTCGTCATCGAGGATCAGTCGCCGGCAGATCCCGGCCCGCAGGAAATCCGCATCCGCCAGGAGGCGATCGGGCTCAATTTCGTCGACATCTATCATCGCGTCGGCCTCTACAAGCTTCCGAGCTATCCGGCCGTGCTCGGCGTCGAAGGCGCCGGCGTGGTCGAGGCCGTCGGCAGCGCGGTGACCGACCTGAAGCCCGGGGACCGCGTCACCTATGCCGGCGCACCCGTCGGCGCCTACGCTGCAACCCGGCTGCTGCCCGCCGAACGCGCCTTGCGGCTGCCCGACAGCGTGTCGGCGAAGGTCGCCGCCGCATCAATGCTGAAGAGCCTCACCGCCTATATGCTCCTGAAGGAAGTTTATCCGGTTGGCGACAACACCACCGTCTTCGTCCAGGCGGCCGCCGGCGGCGCCGGCTCGACCATCGTCCGCTGGGCCAAGCATTTCGGCGCCACCGTCATCGGCGCCGTCAGCTCGGACGAGAAGGCGGAGATTGCCCGCCGCCATGGTGCCGACCACGTGATCGTCGGGCGTAACGCCGATCTCGGCAAGGAGGTCAAGGCGCGGACGGACGGTCGCGGCGTCGATGTCGCCTATGAGGGGCTTGGCGGCGACGCGCTGATCAAGGTGCTGGACTGCGTGCGCCCGTTCGGCATGGCGGTCAATATCGGCCAGATCGTCGGGCCGGTGCCGTCCACGATCGGCGCCGACATTGCCGCACCGCGTGCCATTGCCTTCGCCCGGCCGAGCGTGATGTTCTACATCTCCGACACGGCACGATACCGCAAGGCCGCCGATCGCGTGATCCACCATCTTGCAGCCGGCATGGCACCAGGCGAAGGTCAGGAATATGCCCTTGCCGACGTCGCCCAGGCTCATCGCGACCTTGAGGCCGGACGCACGAGCGGCAGCGCCATTCTCATTCCCTGA
- a CDS encoding LysR family transcriptional regulator has protein sequence MDWENLRIFALLAKEGTLSAAGRAAGVEHATVARRVAALEAELGLKLVDRRGRHLSLTVEGQRIAALAERMEEGAIAIERAAVGGRSEIAGEVVISAPPGYGTKVLGPRFLALRQRHPQLRLTILGEKRDASLARREADIAIRMTRPVEGELTITKIDDVTFSLYAAHGYTRQTPEADWTFIGYDREMENSPQYRLLLEFAAGRPVSFRSSVLDLQLMAACSGSGIAILPDFMVGPDLGLEVVESRLPPLTREVWLVVHPDIRQAPAIRAVIDAVSAG, from the coding sequence ATGGACTGGGAAAACCTGCGCATCTTTGCGCTGCTTGCCAAAGAAGGCACGCTGTCAGCGGCGGGCAGGGCGGCCGGGGTCGAGCATGCGACGGTGGCGCGGCGGGTGGCTGCGCTTGAGGCCGAGCTCGGCCTCAAGCTCGTCGATCGGCGCGGACGCCACCTGTCGCTGACGGTGGAGGGACAACGCATTGCAGCGCTGGCCGAGCGCATGGAGGAGGGGGCGATCGCAATCGAGCGGGCAGCGGTCGGTGGCCGTTCGGAGATAGCGGGCGAGGTCGTCATCAGCGCTCCGCCGGGTTACGGCACCAAGGTGCTCGGCCCCCGGTTTCTGGCGTTGCGCCAGCGGCATCCACAGTTGCGGCTCACCATTCTCGGCGAAAAGCGCGATGCCTCGCTGGCGCGGCGCGAGGCCGATATTGCGATCCGCATGACCCGACCGGTGGAAGGCGAGTTGACGATTACCAAGATCGACGACGTGACGTTTTCTCTCTACGCTGCGCATGGCTACACGCGGCAGACGCCGGAGGCGGACTGGACCTTCATTGGCTATGACCGGGAGATGGAGAATTCGCCGCAATACCGGTTGCTGCTGGAATTTGCTGCCGGTCGCCCGGTTTCCTTCCGGTCTTCCGTTCTAGACCTTCAGTTGATGGCGGCCTGCAGCGGGTCCGGCATCGCCATCCTGCCGGATTTCATGGTCGGCCCCGATTTGGGCCTTGAGGTCGTCGAAAGCCGGCTGCCGCCGCTGACCCGCGAGGTCTGGCTCGTCGTGCACCCCGATATCCGTCAGGCCCCGGCGATCCGGGCGGTGATCGACGCGGTTTCGGCGGGGTAG